One stretch of Theropithecus gelada isolate Dixy chromosome 12, Tgel_1.0, whole genome shotgun sequence DNA includes these proteins:
- the ACKR3 gene encoding atypical chemokine receptor 3 isoform X1 — protein MKRHPEWSRKLLRIFVIGLPALSTMDLHVFDYSEPGNFSDISWPCNSSDCIVVDTVMCPNMPNKSVLLYTLAFIYIFIFVIGMIANSVVVWVNIQAKTTGYDTHCYILNLAIADLWVVLTIPVWVVSLVQHNQWPMGELTCKVTHLIFSINLFGSIFFLTCMSVDRYLSITYFTNTSSSRKKMVRRVVCVLVWLLAFCVSLPDTYYLKTVTSASNNETYCRSFYPEHSIKEWLIGMELVSVVLGFAVPFSVIAVFYFLLARAISASGDQEKHSSRKIIFSYVVVFLVCWLPYHVAVLLDIFSILHYIPFTCRLEHALFTALHVTQCLSLVHCCVNPVLYSFINRNYRYELMKAFIFKYSAKTGLTKLIDASRVSETEYSALEQSTK, from the coding sequence GTCATTGGATTGCCCGCCCTCAGCACGATGGATCTGCATGTCTTCGACTACTCGGAGCCAGGGAACTTCTCGGACATCAGCTGGCCATGCAACAGCAGCGACTGCATCGTGGTGGACACGGTGATGTGCCCCAACATGCCCAACAAAAGTGTCCTGCTCTACACACTCGccttcatttacattttcatcttTGTCATCGGCATGATTGCCAACTCCGTGGTGGTCTGGGTGAACATCCAGGCCAAGACCACAGGCTACGACACGCACTGCTACATCCTGAACCTGGCCATCGCCGACCTGTGGGTTGTCCTCACCATCCCAGTCTGGGTGGTCAGCCTCGTGCAGCACAACCAGTGGCCCATGGGGGAGCTCACGTGCAAGGTCACACACCTCATCTTCTCCATCAACCTCTTCGGCAGCATCTTCTTCCTCACGTGCATGAGCGTGGACCGCTACCTCTCCATCACCTACTTCACCAACACCTCCAGCAGCAGGAAGAAGATGGTACGCCGTGTCGTCTGCGTCCTGGTGTGGCTGCTGGCCTTCTGCGTGTCTCTGCCAGACACCTACTACCTGAAGACCGTCACGTCTGCGTCCAACAATGAAACCTACTGCCGGTCCTTCTACCCTGAGCACAGCATCAAGGAGTGGCTGATCGGCATGGAGCTGGTCTCTGTGGTCTTGGGCTTCGCCGTTCCCTTTTCCGTCATCGCTGTCTTCTACTTCCTGCTGGCCAGAGCCATCTCGGCGTCAGGTGACCAGGAGAAGCACAGCAGCCGGAAGATCATCTTCTCCTACGTGGTGGTCTTCCTCGTCTGCTGGCTGCCCTACCACGTGGCGGTGCTGCTGGACATCTTCTCGATCCTGCACTACATCCCTTTCACCTGCCGGCTGGAGCACGCCCTCTTCACAGCCCTGCACGTCACACAGTGCCTGTCGCTGGTGCACTGCTGCGTTAACCCTGTCCTCTACAGCTTCATCAATCGCAACTACAGGTACGAGCTGATGAAGGCCTTCATCTTCAAATACTCGGCCAAAACCGGGCTCACCAAGCTCATCGATGCCTCCAGAGTCTCGGAAACGGAGTACTCTGCCTTGGAGCAGAGCACCAAATGA
- the ACKR3 gene encoding atypical chemokine receptor 3 isoform X2, which translates to MDLHVFDYSEPGNFSDISWPCNSSDCIVVDTVMCPNMPNKSVLLYTLAFIYIFIFVIGMIANSVVVWVNIQAKTTGYDTHCYILNLAIADLWVVLTIPVWVVSLVQHNQWPMGELTCKVTHLIFSINLFGSIFFLTCMSVDRYLSITYFTNTSSSRKKMVRRVVCVLVWLLAFCVSLPDTYYLKTVTSASNNETYCRSFYPEHSIKEWLIGMELVSVVLGFAVPFSVIAVFYFLLARAISASGDQEKHSSRKIIFSYVVVFLVCWLPYHVAVLLDIFSILHYIPFTCRLEHALFTALHVTQCLSLVHCCVNPVLYSFINRNYRYELMKAFIFKYSAKTGLTKLIDASRVSETEYSALEQSTK; encoded by the coding sequence ATGGATCTGCATGTCTTCGACTACTCGGAGCCAGGGAACTTCTCGGACATCAGCTGGCCATGCAACAGCAGCGACTGCATCGTGGTGGACACGGTGATGTGCCCCAACATGCCCAACAAAAGTGTCCTGCTCTACACACTCGccttcatttacattttcatcttTGTCATCGGCATGATTGCCAACTCCGTGGTGGTCTGGGTGAACATCCAGGCCAAGACCACAGGCTACGACACGCACTGCTACATCCTGAACCTGGCCATCGCCGACCTGTGGGTTGTCCTCACCATCCCAGTCTGGGTGGTCAGCCTCGTGCAGCACAACCAGTGGCCCATGGGGGAGCTCACGTGCAAGGTCACACACCTCATCTTCTCCATCAACCTCTTCGGCAGCATCTTCTTCCTCACGTGCATGAGCGTGGACCGCTACCTCTCCATCACCTACTTCACCAACACCTCCAGCAGCAGGAAGAAGATGGTACGCCGTGTCGTCTGCGTCCTGGTGTGGCTGCTGGCCTTCTGCGTGTCTCTGCCAGACACCTACTACCTGAAGACCGTCACGTCTGCGTCCAACAATGAAACCTACTGCCGGTCCTTCTACCCTGAGCACAGCATCAAGGAGTGGCTGATCGGCATGGAGCTGGTCTCTGTGGTCTTGGGCTTCGCCGTTCCCTTTTCCGTCATCGCTGTCTTCTACTTCCTGCTGGCCAGAGCCATCTCGGCGTCAGGTGACCAGGAGAAGCACAGCAGCCGGAAGATCATCTTCTCCTACGTGGTGGTCTTCCTCGTCTGCTGGCTGCCCTACCACGTGGCGGTGCTGCTGGACATCTTCTCGATCCTGCACTACATCCCTTTCACCTGCCGGCTGGAGCACGCCCTCTTCACAGCCCTGCACGTCACACAGTGCCTGTCGCTGGTGCACTGCTGCGTTAACCCTGTCCTCTACAGCTTCATCAATCGCAACTACAGGTACGAGCTGATGAAGGCCTTCATCTTCAAATACTCGGCCAAAACCGGGCTCACCAAGCTCATCGATGCCTCCAGAGTCTCGGAAACGGAGTACTCTGCCTTGGAGCAGAGCACCAAATGA